A single region of the Triticum dicoccoides isolate Atlit2015 ecotype Zavitan chromosome 2B, WEW_v2.0, whole genome shotgun sequence genome encodes:
- the LOC119364249 gene encoding translation initiation factor IF-2-like → MWNRPHPVSHSRPGALSPLLRVLSRAVAGPPLPSEHDRIRVAALPRMDATSPSGRPTTPRRQLQLQGPRPPRLSVRPESHAIKKPSGAPPQAQGQGHARREEKQQGQPPREPVIIYDASPKIIHTKPSEFMALVQRLTGPGSGALPSEAQTQDYQMDEAAPGQSFLPPELLLSPSAAMSPAARLATIERSVRPMPAPTPDYVDFNNYRFDDGGLAAVLGAGRPGPGILSPLPSSLPPAAASVLFSPLPFDPNGLSWLNELSPILRAASTGAASSGSGSGGGGSSNGGAYRQPQTYYSDPFVPSPRNLLATPTVPSPRTFAELMSNLPDL, encoded by the coding sequence ATGTGGAACCGCCCCCACCCCGTCTCCCACTCCCGTCCCGGcgccctctcccccctcctccgcGTCCTCTCCCGCGCCGTCGCTGGGCCGCCGCTGCCGTCCGAGCACGATCGGATCCGGGTCGCGGCCCTTCCGCGGATGGACGCGACCTCGCCGTCGGGgcgccccacgacgcctcggcggcAGCTGCAGCTGCAGGGCCCGCGCCCGCCGCGGCTCAGCGTGCGCCCCGAGTCGCACGCCATCAAGAAGCCGTCCGGTGCGCCGCCGCAGGCCCAGGGGCAGGGCCATGCCCGGCGGGAGGAGAAGCAGCAAGGCCAGCCGCCGCGGGAGCCGGTGATCATCTACGACGCGTCGCCCAAGATCATCCACACCAAGCCCAGCGAGTTCATGGCGCTCGTGCAGCGCCTGACCGGCCCCGGCTCTGGCGCGCTCCCCTCCGAGGCCCAGACCCAGGACTACCAGATGGACGAGGCCGCGCCGGGGCAGTCCTTCCTGCCGCCGGAGCTTCTCCTCTCGCCGTCCGCAGCGATGTCCCCGGCGGCGAGGCTGGCTACCATCGAGAGGTCCGTCCGGCCGATGCCCGCGCCGACGCCGGATTACGTGGACTTCAATAACTACAGATTCGACGACGGCGGCCTCGCGGCGGTTCTCGGCGCGGGTCGGCCTGGGCCCGGCATCCTGTCCCCTTTGCCGTCGTCCCTGCCGCCGGCCGCGGCCTCGGTGCTGTTCTCGCCGCTGCCGTTCGATCCGAACGGTCTCAGCTGGCTGAACGAGCTGAGCCCCATCCTCCGAGCGGCATCCACCGGCGCCGCCTCCTCAggaagcggcagcggcggcggcgggagtaGCAACGGCGGCGCCTACCGGCAACCACAAACCTACTACTCCGACCCCTTCGTCCCGAGCCCCCGCAACCTCCTTGCCACGCCCACCGTGCCGTCGCCGCGAACCTTCGCGGAGCTCATGAGCAACCTACCGGATCTTTAG
- the LOC119364250 gene encoding zinc finger BED domain-containing protein RICESLEEPER 2-like, with protein sequence MAGIPPRESMASQDGDESSAAAGAGNFTSADPSSQRATPISLATPISQAATPTSQAATVTSQATSSRAGSKRKRTSAVWDEMEEKLENGQLKAECNHRHRKFTAGPRAGTTHLRVHLESCPAKHAPIGPQQQKLRLTKGEGGKVNMENVIFDQEKARRDLALMICEHEYPLSIVDHSGFRRFCSSLQPMFKMVCRNTIRNDIVAMHSAQKEKMVNFFATFKHRVAVTTDLWTAGYQKRGYMAVTAHYIDDSWNLKSFLMRFAYVPCPHSAEVICEALYECLVEWHLERKISTVTLDNCTSNDKAMGILPDKLDTSSLMLDGQLLHMRCAAHILNLIVKDGMSVLEKGIEWLRDSVAFWSATPKRHEKFEKMAKTLNIEYNKRLTLDCKTRWNSSYIMISIAVRYIEIFEKLKAREKKFKCCPTKDDWKFAKEICDRLKLFFDITESFSGTKYVTANLFFPKVITIRLAIRKWGKSDIELIQKMSGEMKDKFEKYWKDIHGLMSVATVLDPRYKLHILNALYGPLYGREHAATGR encoded by the exons ATGGCTGGAATCCCACCGCGAGA ATCAATGGCTTCTCAAGATGGAGACGAAAGCTCGGCTGCGGCTGGTGCAGGGAATTTTACCTCAGCTGATCCTTCGTCTCAACGTGCTACACCAATATCTTTAGCTACTCCGATATCTCAAGCTGCTACTCCAACATCTCAAGCTGCTACTGTAACATCTCAAGCTACATCTAGCAGAGCTGGTTCTAAGAGGAAGCGAACATCGGCAGTATGGGATGAGATGGAAGAGAAATTAGAAAATGGGCAACTGAAAGCCGAGTGCAATCATCGTCACAGAAAATTTACTGCAGGACCTAGAGCTGGCACAACTCACTTGCGTGTACATTTGGAATCTTGTCCTgctaagcatgcacccattggtccacaacaacaaaaactGAGGTTGACCAAAGGTGAAGGTGGCAAAGTGAATATGGAAAATGTCATTTTTGACCAAGAGAAGGCTAGGAGAGATCTTGCATTGATGATATGTGAACATGAGTATCCTCTATCTATTGTGGATCATAGTGGTTTTCGTAGATTTTGTTCTTCTTTGCAGCCGATGTTTAAGATGGTGTGCAGAAATACTATTAGGAATGATATTGTGGCTATGCATTCTGCTCAAAAGGAGAAGATGGTGAATTTTTTTGCAACATTCAAGCACCGAGTGGCTGTCACTACAGATTTGTGGACAGCGGGCTATCAAAAGAGAGGTTACATGGCTGTTACCGCGCACTATATAGATGATTCTTGGAACCTAAAGAGCTTTCTTATGAG GTTTGCTTATGTGCCCTGTCCACATTCAGCTGAGGTTATATGTGAAGCCTTGTATGAATGTCTTGTTGAGTGGCACCTTGAGAGGAAGATCTCCACCGTCACTTTGGACAACTGCACATCAAATGACAAGGCTATGGGAATATTGCCAGATAAGTTGGATACAAGCTCTCTCATGCTGGATGGTCAATTACTGCATATGCGTTGTGCTGCTCACATATTAAACTTAATTGTAAAGGATGGAATGAGTGTCTTAGAGAAAGGTATAGAGTGGTTGCGAGACAGTGTTGCATTTTGGTCGGCCACACCTAaaaggcatgagaagtttgaaaagaTGGCAAAAACTTTAAACATAGAGTATAACAAAAGGTTAACTCTTGATTGTAAGACTAGATGGAATTCAAGTTATATCATGATTAGCATTGCAGTACGATACATAGAGATATTTGAAAAATTAAAGGCACGTGAAAAGAAGTTTAAGTGTTGCCCAACCAAAGATGATTGGAAGTTTGCAAAAGAAATATGTGATAGGCTGAAGCTCTTCTTTGATATCACCGAGTCATTCTCAGGCACGAAGTATGTCACAGCAAATCTTTTTTTCCCTAAAGTGATTACCATTCGCTTAGCCATAAGGAAATGGGGTAAGAGTGACATTGAGCTTATACAAAAAATGTCCGGGGAAATGAAGGATAAGTTTGAGAAGTATTGGAAAGATATCCATGGTCTTATGTCTGTTGCAACAGTTCTTGATCCAAGGTATAAACTTCATATCCTCAATGCTCTTTATGGTCCCCTCTATGGAAGAGAGCATGCAGCCACAGGAAGGTGA